A region of Colletotrichum higginsianum IMI 349063 chromosome 10, whole genome shotgun sequence DNA encodes the following proteins:
- a CDS encoding FMC1 protein family — translation MTAAPHLRSIYRSLLRELPPRPVLARKRPPIHNRLRASFAPTKDNSLEADTAAVAAAEAEQLAAYLRAQRTYVTLLERYNPGMDMDEEERVRLSARRVGMDLPKEFKDRLN, via the coding sequence ATGACGGCCGCCCCTCACCTCCGCTCCATCTACCGCTCCCTCTTGCGCGAGCTCCCACCCCGTCCCGTCCTCGCTCGCAAGCGCCCCCCAATCCACAACCGCCTGCGAGCCAGCTTCGCCCCGACCAAAGATAActccctcgaggccgacacCGCGGCagttgctgccgccgaggctGAGCAACTCGCCGCTTATCTCCGCGCACAGCGTACCTACGTCACCCTCCTCGAGCGCTACAACCCCGgcatggacatggacgaggaggagcgcgTGCGCCTGTCGGCCCGGAGGGTTGGCATGGACCTGCCCAAGGAATTCAAAGACCGTCTTAATTGA
- a CDS encoding 3',5'-bisphosphate nucleotidase produces the protein MSSYAKELEVAQLAVQRASILTKRVFHEKAKGTVDKNDKSPVTIGDFGAQALIIAALRHHFPDDEIVAEEEAAQLRSEPALRDQIWDLVRTTKLDDPAAESFLGGAIRSSESMMDLIDHGNSKGGAAGRIWAIDPIDGTKGFLRGGQYAVCLGLMVDGDVKVGVLGCPNLPVDDQAPLTADIGSNANDDTGYGVIFSAVLGQGATSRPLRTGAIAEGTSISMRPITEMSAATFCESVEAGHSAHDDQAKIAAKLGITKPSVRMDSQSKYGSIARGAGDVYLRLPVKATYQEKIWDHAAGDLIVREAGGQVTDIQGKRLDFSVGRTLANNKGVIAAPAAVHGDVLRVVQEVLSSKSS, from the coding sequence ATGTCCTCGTACGCaaaggagctcgaggtcgcccaGCTGGCCGTTCAGCGCGCCTCCATTCTCACCAAGCGTGTCTTCCACGAAAAGGCAAAAGGCACCGTCGACAAGAATGACAAGTCCCCCGTCACCATCGGCGACTTCGGCGCCCAGGCCCTCATCATCGCTGCCCTCCGCCACCACTTCCCCGATGACGAGATCGTcgcagaggaggaggccgcccAGCTGCGCTCCGAGCCCGCCCTGCGCGACCAGATCTGGGACCTCGTCCGCACCACCAAGCtcgacgacccggccgcTGAGTCCTTCCTCGGTGGCGCCATCCGGTCATCCGAGAGCATGATGGACCTTATCGACCACGGCAAcagcaagggcggcgccgccggccgcatcTGGGCCATTGATCCCATCGACGGCACAAAGGGCTTCCTCCGCGGCGGCCAGTACGCCGTCTGCCTCGGCCTCatggtcgacggcgacgtcaaGGTTGGCGTCCTCGGCTGCCCCAACCTCCCTGTCGACGACCAGGCGCCCTTGACCGCCGACATCGGCTCCAacgccaacgacgacacGGGCTACGGCGTCATCTTCTCCGCCGTTCTCGGCCAGGGCGCAACCTCGCGCCCCTTGCGGAcgggcgccatcgccgagggcACCTCTATCTCCATGCGGCCCATCACCGAGATGTCGGCCGCCACTTTCTGCGAgagcgtcgaggccggccatAGCGCCCACGACGACCAGGCTAAGATCGCCGCCAAACTCGGCATCACCAAACCCAGTGTGCGTATGGACAGCCAGAGCAAGTACGGATCCATTgcccgcggcgccggtgatgtCTACTTGCGCCTGCCTGTCAAGGCGACGTACCAGGAGAAGATCTGGGACCACGCAGCGGGAGACCTCATCGTCCGCGAGGCCGGTGGTCAGGTTACGGATATTCAGGGCAAGAGGTTGGACTTCTCCGTCGGCCGAACTCTGGCAAACAACAAGGGCGTTATtgccgcgccggccgcagTACACGGTGACGTTTTGAGAGTGGTCCAGGAGGTTTTGAGCTCAAAATCGAGCTAG
- a CDS encoding Ribosomal protein L6 — protein sequence MLASSRGTALRQAFSASPATAIPAFLVPALQQQQLLSRRQFSSTPTRHSKLGRTPLSIPPGVELAISEPKLKKDPTSYLKVYKRTVTVTGPLGKLDLEIPPFLKIDHDIEGKRAVLSVEDSNVKEQSEMWGTTWAYLQRYIMGVSEGHTAILRLVGIGYRATVEQRGGKEEFPGQKFLCLKLGFTHPVEMGIPRGVTATVASPTRILLEGIDREEIMSFAGRVRKWRPPEPYKGKGVFINDQTIKLKQKKIK from the exons ATGCTTGCCTCCAGCCGCGGAACGGCATTGAGGCAGGCGTTctccgcctcgccggccaCGGCGATACCGGCCTTTCTAGTGCCGGCTctgcaacagcaacagctcTTGTCCCGAAGACAAttctcctcgacgccgacgcggcaCTCGAAGCTCGGCCGGACACCCCTTTCGATCCCGCCTGGCGTGGAGTTGGCCATCAGTGAACCAAAACTGAAGAAGGACCCGACGAGCTACCTCAAAGTGTACAAGAGGACTGTCACCGTCACGGGGCCTCTGG GCAAATTGGATCTTGAGATCCCGCCCTTCTTGAAGATTGACCACGATATCGAGGGCAAGCGGGCTGTTCTGAGCGTCGAGGACTCCAACGTCAAGGAGCAGAGCGAGATGTGGG GTACGACATGGGCCTATCTCCAGCGTTATATCATGGGCGTCTCGGAGGGTCACACGGCGATTCTCCGCCTCGTGGGCATCGGATACCGCGCGACCGTCGAGCAGCGCGGCGGCAAAGAGGAGTTTCCTGGCCAAAAGTTCCTCTGCCTGAAGCTGGGTTTCACGCACCCGGTTGAAATGGGCATCCCGCGGGGTGTCACGGCAACGGTGGCGAGCCCGACGCGCATCCTGCTCGAGGGTATCGACCGAGAGGAGATCATGAGCTTCGCCGGCCGCGTCCGCAAGTGGCGGCCGCCGGAACCGTACAAGGGCAAGGGTGTTTTCATCAACGACCAGACCATCAAGCTGAAGCAAAAGAAGATCAAATAG
- a CDS encoding beta-tubulin: MREIVHLQTGQCGNQIGAAFWQNISGEHGLDSNGVYNGTSELQLERMSVYFNEASGNKYVPRAVLVDLEPGTMDAVRAGPFGQLFRPDNFVFGQSGAGNNWAKGHYTEGAELVDQVLDVVRREAEGCDCLQGFQITHSLGGGTGAGMGTLLISKIREEFPDRMMATFSVVPSPKVSDTVVEPYNATLSVHQLVENSDETFCIDNEALYDICMRTLKLSNPSYGDLNHLVSAVMSGVTTCLRFPGQLNSDLRKLAVNMVPFPRLHFFMVGFAPLTSRGAHSFRAVSVPELTQQMFDPKNMMAASDFRNGRYLTCSAIFRGKVAMKDVEDQMRNVQNKNSSYFVEWIPNNVQTALCSIPPRGLKMSSTFVGNSTAIQELFKRVGEQFTAMFRRKAFLHWYTGEGMDEMEFTEAESNMNDLVSEYQQYQDAGVDEEEEEYEEDVPLEEEV, encoded by the exons ATGCGTGAGATC GTTCACCTTCAGACCGGCCAGTGC GGTAACCAGATTGGTGCTGCCTTTTG GCAAAACATCTCTGGCGAACACGGCCTTGACAGCAATGGCGT GTACAACGGCACCTCTGAGCTCCAGCTCGAGCGCATGAGCGTCTACTTCAACGAA GCTTCCGGCAACAAGTATGTCccccgcgccgtcctcgtcgacttGGAGCCCGGTACCATGGACGCTGTCCGCGCTGGCCCCTTCGGCCAGCTCTTCCGCCCCGACAacttcgtcttcggccaGTCTGGTGCCGGCAACAACTGGGCCAAGGGTCACTACACCGAGGGAGctgagctcgtcgaccaggtcctcgacgtcgtccgccgCGAGGCTGAGGGCTGTGACTGCCTCCAGGGTTTCCAGATTACCCACTCTCTCGGTGGTGGTACCGGTGCCGGTATGGGTACCCTGCTGATCTCCAAGATCCGCGAGGAGTTCCCCGATCGCATGATGGCCACCTTCTCCgtcgtcccctcccccaaggTCTCTGACACTGTTGTTGAGCCTTACAACGCTACTCTTTCCGTCCACCAGCTGGTCGAGAACTCGGACGAGACCTTCTGCATTGACAACGAGGCTCTCTACGACATCTGCATGCGTACTCTCAAGCTTTCCAACCCCTCCTACGGCGACCTGAACCACCTTGTCTCTGCCGTCATGTCCGGTGTTACCACTTGCCTGCGTTTCCCTGGTCAGCTGAACTCTGACCTGCGCAAGCTGGCCGTCAACATGGTTCCTTTCCCCCGTCTCCACTTCTTTATGGTCGGCTTCGCTCCCCTGACCAGCCGTGGTGCCCACTCCTTCCGCGCCGTCAGCGTTCCCGAGCTCACCCAGCAAATGTTCGACCCCAAGAACATGATGGCTGCTTCCGACTTCCGCAACGGTCGCTACCTGACCTGCTCTGCCATCTT CCGTGGTAAGGTCGCCATGAAGGATGTTGAGGACCAGATGCGCAACGTCCAGAACAAGAACTCTTCCTACTTTGTCGAGTGGATTCCCAACAACGTCCAGACCGCTCTCTGCTCCATCCCCCCCCGCGGTCTCAAGATGTCCTCCACTTTTGTTGGCAACTCTACCGCCATTCAGGAGCTCTTCAAGCGTGTCGGCGAGCAGTTCACCGCCATGTTCCGTCGCAAGGCTTTCTTGCATTGGTACACTGGTGAGGGTATGGACGAGATGGAGTTTACTGAGGCCGAGTCCAACATGAACGACTTGGTCTCCGAGTACCAGCAGTACCAGGACGCTGGtgttgacgaggaggaggaggagtacgAGGAGGATGTCCCTCTTGAGGAGGAGGTTTAA
- a CDS encoding ABC transporter, with amino-acid sequence MDAEIRTVLPNIDPVLSEYSVGYLTHASTIYSDEEDQSGPSPIAEAAATVTELLLSASGKPDAKLQEKIEKLVEKWVEKYTDANGGLRSGPSAVKRLDETFQVSSQRNMSSTLAVSTGAVDLESANARKVESKVDRKKLEKAERKIAAKQQKKTYKTVEYEASRLLDEPESTQSYEEFYMAVNPLQIGGSGANKTKDIKLDNIDVSIGGQRIVTDTDLTLSYGHRYGLVGHNGVGKSTLLRALSRRELPIPPHITILHVEQELTGDDTPAIQAVLDADVWRKVLLKEQAEITQKLADIESQRTGLADTSADAARLDKEREAQDSRLGDIQGKLAEMESDKAESRAASILAGLGFSADRQQNATKTFSGGWRMRLALARALFCEPDLLLLDEPSNMLDVPSIAFLSNYLQGYPSTVLVVSHDRAFLNEIATDIIHQHSQRLDYYRGANFESFYATREERKKTAKREYENQMAQRAHLQAFIDKFRYNAAKSSEAQSRIKKLEKMPVLEPPETEYSVHFKFPDVEKMTPPIIQMTGVTFGYNKDNILLRNVDLDVQLDSRIGIVGPNGAGKTTVLKLLIGKLSPTSGLISQNPRLRVGFFAQHHVDALDLTMSAVGFMAKEYPGRTDEEYRRQLGAFGITGTTGLQKMAVLSGGQKSRVAFACLALTNPHILVLDEPSNHLDIEAMDALASALKEFQGGVLMVSHDVTMLQTVCTSLWVCDGGTVEKFPGDVQAYKKRIASQADAAGVVKAH; translated from the exons ATGGACGCCGAAATCAGAACCGTGTTGCCCAACATCGACCCGGTCCTCTCTGAGTACTCGGTCGGCTACCTGACCCACGCCTCGACCATCTACTCTGATGAAGAGGACCAGTCTGGCCCTTCCCCTATCGCCGAGGCTGCTGCCACTGTCACCGAGTTGCTGCTCTCCGCCTCTGGAAAGCCGGATGCCAAGCTCCAGGAGAAGATTGAAAAGCTCGTTGAGAAATGGGTTGAGAAGTATACTGATGCCAATGGTGGTCTGAGGAGTGGCCCGTCTGCCGTGAAGCGACTTGATGAGACCTTTCAGGTCAGCTCGCAGCGAAACATGTCCTCCACACTGGCCGTGTCCACTGGAGCTGTCGACCTCGAGTCCGCAAATGCTCGTAAGGTTGAGTCCAAGGTCGATCGAAAGAAGCTGGAGAAGGCCGAGCGCAAGATTGCCGCCAAACAGCAGAAGAAGACATACAAGACGGTTGAGTACGAGGCGTCCAGGCTGCTGGACGAGCCGGAGTCCACTCAATCCTACGAAGAGTTCTATATGGCGGTCAACCCGCTGCAAATCGGTGGCTCCGGCGCCAATAAGACCAAAGACATCAAGCTGGACAACATCGATGTGTCCATTGGTGGCCAGCGCATTGTTACTGACACCGACTTGACCCTGTCCTACGGTCACAGATATGGTCTTGTTGGTCATAACGGTGTTGGTAAATCCACGCTACTCCGTGCTCTCTCTCGCAGAGAGCTGCCCATTCCGCCTCACATTACCATTCTCCACGTCGAACAGGAG CTTACTGGAGACGACACTCCCGCAATCCAAGCTgttctcgacgccgatgtcTGGCGCAAGGTTCTGCTCAAGGAGCAGGCT GAAATTACACAAAAGCTGGCAGACATCGAGAGTCAACGCACCGGCTTGGCCGACACCTcagccgacgccgccagACTTGACAAAGAAAGAGAAGCCCAGGACAGCCGTCTCGGTGATATCCAGGGCAAactggccgagatggagtcTGACAAAGCCGAATCAAGAGCGGCAAGTATTCTGGCCGGTCTCGGTTTCTCGGCCGATCGCCAACAAAATGCTACCAAGACCTTCTCTGGTGGTTGGCGTATGCGTCTGGCTCTTGCAAGAGCGCTTTTTTGCGAGCCCGACTTGCTGCTTCTTGACGAGCCGTCCAACATGTTGGACGTTCCATCCATTGCCTTCCTTTCGAATTACCTTCAAGGATATCCTAGTACTGTCTTGGTCGTCTCTCACGACAGAGCCTTTCTCAACGAGATTGCGACGGATATCATTCACCAGCACTCCCAACGCCTCGATTACTACCGCGGCGCCAACTTCGAGTCCTTCTACGCCACCCGCGAAGAGCGAaagaagacggccaagaGAGAGTACGAGAATCAGATGGCGCAGCGAGCCCATCTCCAGGCCTTCATCGACAAGTTTAGATACAACGCAGCCAAGTCTTCGGAAGCTCAGTCGCGCATCAAGAAACTCGAGAAGATGCCGGTGCTTGAACCGCCCGAGACCGAGTACAGTGTACACTTCAAGTTccccgacgtcgagaagatgaCGCCTCCCATCATCCAGATGACCGGTGTGACATTTGGCTACAACAAGGACAACATTTTGCTGCGTAACGTAGACCTCGATGTGCAGCTAGATTCTCGAATCGGAATCGTCGGACCCAACGGCGCGGGTAAAACAACTGTGCTTAAGCTTTTGATTGGAAAGCTGTCGCCTACATCTGGTCTTATATCGCAGAACCCCCGTCTGCGTGTTGGTTTCTTTGCCCAACACCATGTCGATGCCTTGGATCTGACCATGAGCGCTGTTGGCTTCATGGCCAAGGAGTACCCGGGTAGGACGGATGAGGAGTACCGCAGACAGCTCGGTGCGTTTGGTATCACTGGTACGACGGGTCTGCAGAAGATGGCAGTGCTTTCCGGTGGTCAAAAGTCGCGTGTTGCTTTTGCGTGCCTTGCGCTGACGAACCCACACATCCTGGTTCTCGACGAGCCTTCTAACCATCTCGATATTGAGGCAATGGATGCGCTTGCTTCTGCTCTGAAAGAATTTCAGGGCGGTGTTCTCATGGTCTCTCACGACGTCACCATGTTGCAGACGGTGTGCACCTCTCTCTGGGTGTGCGATGGAGGCACGGTCGAGAAGTTCCCTGGTGACGTCCAGGCCTACAAGAAGAGAATTGCGTCCCAAGCTGATGCAGCCGGTGTTGTCAAGGCTCACTAA